The following proteins come from a genomic window of Pseudomonas putida:
- a CDS encoding FCD domain-containing protein, with translation MSKPGQMVLVALRKMIASGELAAGERLMEVPTAELFGVSRMPVRMAFRTLEQEGLLVRFGGRGFQVRSVSADDIAGAVEVRGVLEGLAARQAAERGLSVQARAALQQCLVDGDQLFDKGFVSEDDLQVYHDLNMRFHQVIIDASHNPAIAVALARNDHLPFASVTALAVDRHDLAREYRRFNFAHMQHHAVFDALVNRQGARAEAIMREHANATLRYAETFGGPAADAGMKVILPSS, from the coding sequence ATGAGCAAACCCGGTCAGATGGTGCTGGTTGCGTTGCGCAAGATGATCGCTTCGGGCGAGCTGGCGGCCGGCGAGCGCTTGATGGAAGTCCCAACCGCTGAACTGTTCGGCGTTTCACGCATGCCGGTGCGCATGGCATTTCGCACCCTCGAACAGGAAGGCCTGCTGGTGCGCTTTGGTGGCCGGGGGTTTCAGGTGCGCTCGGTCAGCGCCGATGACATCGCGGGTGCGGTCGAGGTGCGCGGTGTGCTGGAGGGGTTGGCGGCGCGTCAGGCTGCAGAACGTGGCTTGTCGGTGCAAGCACGCGCTGCGTTGCAACAGTGCCTGGTCGACGGCGATCAGCTGTTCGACAAGGGCTTTGTGAGCGAAGACGACTTGCAGGTCTATCACGACCTGAACATGCGCTTTCATCAGGTGATCATCGACGCCAGCCACAACCCGGCCATTGCCGTTGCCCTGGCGCGCAACGACCACCTGCCATTCGCCTCGGTCACCGCACTGGCGGTGGACCGCCATGATCTGGCTCGCGAATACCGGCGCTTCAACTTCGCCCACATGCAGCACCACGCCGTGTTCGACGCCCTGGTCAACCGCCAGGGTGCCCGCGCCGAAGCGATCATGCGCGAGCACGCCAATGCCACCTTGCGCTATGCCGAAACCTTTGGTGGACCAGCGGCAGACGCGGGCATGAAAGTCATCCTGCCCTCGTCGTAA
- a CDS encoding 2Fe-2S iron-sulfur cluster binding domain-containing protein: MIDAVVVSRNDEAQGICSFELAAADGSLLPAFSAGAHIDVHLPDGLVRQYSLCNHPAERHRYLIGVLNDPASRGGSRSLHEQVQAGTRLRISAPRNLFPLAERAQRSLLFAGGIGITPILCMAEQLSHSGHAFELHYCARSSERAAFVERIRSAPFADRLFVHFDEQPETALDIAQVLGNPQDDVHLYVCGPGGFMQHVLDSAKGLGWQEANLHREYFAAAPVDASNDGSFSVQVGSTGQVFEVPADRTVVQVLEENGIEIALSCEQGICGTCLTRVLQGTPDHRDLFLTEQEQALNDQFTPCCSRSKTPLLVLDI; the protein is encoded by the coding sequence ATGATCGATGCCGTAGTGGTATCCCGTAACGATGAAGCTCAGGGTATCTGCAGCTTCGAGCTGGCAGCGGCAGATGGCAGCCTGCTGCCGGCGTTCAGCGCCGGCGCCCATATCGACGTGCACCTGCCCGACGGGCTGGTGCGCCAGTACTCGCTGTGCAATCACCCCGCAGAACGCCATCGCTACCTGATTGGCGTGCTCAACGACCCGGCTTCGCGGGGCGGTTCACGTAGCCTGCACGAGCAGGTGCAGGCCGGCACCCGGCTGCGTATCAGTGCGCCGCGCAACCTGTTCCCGCTGGCCGAGAGGGCGCAGCGCAGTTTGCTGTTTGCTGGCGGCATCGGCATTACCCCGATCCTGTGCATGGCCGAGCAACTGTCCCACAGCGGCCATGCCTTCGAGCTGCACTACTGTGCCCGCTCCAGCGAGCGTGCAGCGTTTGTCGAGCGGATTCGCAGTGCGCCGTTCGCTGATCGGCTGTTCGTGCATTTTGACGAGCAGCCGGAAACAGCGCTGGACATCGCCCAGGTGCTGGGCAACCCGCAAGATGATGTGCACCTGTATGTATGCGGGCCAGGCGGCTTCATGCAGCATGTGCTGGACAGTGCGAAGGGGCTGGGCTGGCAGGAGGCCAACCTGCACCGCGAGTACTTCGCCGCAGCGCCGGTGGATGCCAGCAACGACGGCAGTTTCTCGGTGCAGGTGGGCAGCACGGGCCAGGTGTTCGAGGTGCCAGCCGACCGGACCGTGGTGCAGGTGCTGGAAGAGAACGGTATCGAGATCGCCCTGTCGTGCGAGCAGGGTATTTGCGGCACCTGCCTGACACGCGTGCTGCAGGGTACACCGGACCATCGCGATCTGTTTCTCACCGAACAGGAGCAGGCCTTGAACGATCAGTTCACGCCCTGCTGCTCGCGCTCGAAGACGCCGCTGCTGGTGCTGGATATCTGA
- a CDS encoding Rieske 2Fe-2S domain-containing protein: MYPKNTWYVACTPDEIATKPLGRQICGEKIVFYRAQENQVAAVEDFCPHRGAPLSLGYVEDGNLVCGYHGLVMGCDGKTVSMPGQRVRGFPCNKTFAAVERYGFIWVWPGDQAQADPALIPHLEWAVNDEWAYGGGLFHIGCDYRLMIDNLMDLTHETYVHASSIGQKEIDEAPPVTTVTGDEVVTARHMENIMAPPFWRMALRGNGLADDVPVDRWQICRFTPPSHVLIEVGVAHAGKGGYHADAQHKASSIVVDFITPESDTSIWYFWGMARNFAAHDQALTDNIREGQGKIFSEDLEMLERQQQNLLAYPERNLLKLNIDAGGVQSRKVLERIIAKERAPQPQLIATSATPA; encoded by the coding sequence ACCCCCGATGAGATCGCCACCAAACCTCTGGGCCGGCAGATCTGCGGGGAAAAAATCGTGTTCTACCGCGCCCAAGAAAACCAAGTGGCCGCCGTCGAGGACTTCTGCCCGCACCGCGGCGCACCGTTGTCGTTGGGCTATGTCGAGGACGGCAACCTGGTGTGCGGCTACCACGGTCTGGTCATGGGTTGCGACGGCAAGACCGTGTCGATGCCGGGGCAGCGGGTGCGTGGTTTCCCCTGCAACAAGACCTTTGCGGCTGTCGAGCGCTATGGCTTCATCTGGGTCTGGCCCGGCGACCAGGCGCAGGCCGACCCGGCGCTGATTCCGCATCTGGAATGGGCGGTGAATGATGAGTGGGCCTACGGCGGCGGGCTGTTCCACATCGGTTGCGACTACCGCCTGATGATCGACAACCTCATGGACCTCACCCATGAAACCTACGTGCACGCGTCCAGCATTGGCCAGAAGGAGATCGACGAAGCACCGCCGGTCACCACCGTCACCGGCGACGAAGTGGTCACCGCCCGGCACATGGAAAACATCATGGCGCCGCCCTTCTGGCGCATGGCCTTGCGTGGCAACGGCCTGGCCGATGATGTACCGGTGGACCGCTGGCAGATCTGCCGTTTCACCCCACCCAGCCACGTACTGATCGAAGTGGGTGTGGCGCATGCCGGCAAGGGTGGCTACCACGCCGATGCGCAGCACAAGGCGTCGAGCATCGTGGTCGACTTCATCACCCCGGAAAGCGATACCTCGATCTGGTACTTCTGGGGCATGGCGCGCAACTTCGCTGCGCACGACCAGGCCCTGACCGACAACATCCGGGAGGGCCAGGGCAAGATTTTCAGCGAAGACCTGGAAATGCTCGAACGTCAGCAGCAAAACCTGCTGGCCTACCCCGAGCGCAACTTGCTGAAGCTGAACATCGATGCCGGCGGCGTGCAGTCACGCAAGGTGCTGGAGCGGATCATCGCCAAAGAGCGGGCGCCGCAGCCGCAACTGATCGCCACCAGCGCCACCCCTGCCTGA